A region of Lycium barbarum isolate Lr01 chromosome 1, ASM1917538v2, whole genome shotgun sequence DNA encodes the following proteins:
- the LOC132626714 gene encoding protein CUP-SHAPED COTYLEDON 3-like encodes MDLREIGATLPPGFRFCPSDEELVFHYLYKKIYNEEDVIKGSLVEIDLHICEPWQLPEVAKLNSSEWYFFSFRDRKYATGFRANRATTSGYWKATGKDRTVLDPQTRNIVGMRKTLVFYKNRAPNGIKTGWIMHEFRLENPHIPLKEDWVLCRVFHKSKDENNNCTNKLSPQNTYDAFITSSNLSQCPDLHMNSHSLHNYDINYQNPPDQISQNSNTVHHHLFDLLVKDHRETTRLSQCSQEDDQYGLLLDMDFEVPCFQDEGVHSSLEDMRFDDENNTVFI; translated from the exons ATGGATTTAAGAGAAATTGGAGCTACACTTCCCCCTGGTTTTAGATTCTGTCCCAGTGATGAAGAATTAGTATTTCATTATCTCTACAAGAAAATTTATAATGAAGAGGATGTTATTAAAGGTAGTTTAGTGGAAATTGATCTTCACATTTGTGAGCCATGGCAACTTCCTG AGGTGGCAAAGCTCAACTCTagtgaatggtacttcttcagttTCCGAGATCGAAAGTACGCTACTGGTTTTCGGGCTAACCGGGCCACAACTTCGGGTTATTGGAAAGCAACGGGCAAGGATCGAACAGTGCTCGATCCTCAAACACGTAATATCGTAGGGATGAGAAAAACTTTAGTCTTTTACAAGAATAGAGCTCCTAATGGCATTAAAACTGGTTGGATCATGCATGAGTTTCGACTGGAAAATCCCCATATACCTCTTAAG GAAGATTGGGTATTATGTCGAGTGTTTCACAAATCAAAAGATGAGAACAACAATTGTACAAACAAACTTAGCCCACAAAACACGTACGACGCTTTTATCACTTCTTCAAATTTGTCCCAATGTCCTGATCTCCATATGAACAGTCATTCATTGCATAATTATGACATTAATTACCAAAATCCACCTGATCAAATTAGCCAAAACTCAAACACAGTGCATCATCATTTGTTTGATTTATTAGTAAAGGACCATCGTGAAACGACCCGCTTGTCCCAGTGCAGCCAGGAGGATGATCAATACGGATTGTTGCTCGATATggattttgaagtaccatgttTTCAAGATGAAGGAGTTCATTCTAGCCTTGAAGACATGAGATTTGATGATGAAAATAACACGGTTTTCATTTGA